The following DNA comes from Novosphingobium sp. PP1Y.
GACAGCGGCGCCCAGCTTGCCGCGCTGCTGGGATGAGTTCGCAGGTTCCTCCTGTCCCTTGCCGTGAGGCAATGCCGTGAAGGAAGAGCGCAAGCGGCTTGCGCGCCTCAAGCGGCTCGAGAAGATCCGCGCCATCGCCAAGCAGACCGCCGCCCTGGAATCGGCGCAGGCGGAAAGCACGCTCACGCAATTGCGCGCGCTGTCCGACCGCACCCGGCAGATGGCGAGCGACTATGCCAGCCGCCGCGAAATGACCGATGGCGGCTCGCTCCACCAGGTCGGCCGGTTCGTCAGCGGGCTGCAGGCCCTGACCAAGACCACCGACGGCGACGCGATGCGCGCGCAGTCGATCGCCGATGCCAAGCAGCGCCTCCTCGCCGAGGCGGAACGGCGCCGCGCCGCCATCGAGGAACGCGCGCTGCTGCAGGAACGCATGATCGCCAAGGCCGGGCAAACGCCGGCCCTCGGCAGCAGAAAGGGATCTGGCACGGATCTTGAATAGTACCTTGCATGGTTAACCATGAGGTCCATCAAGGCATGATCCAGCTCTCGGCCCCGTCGATTTCCGCGAATGCTGCCCCGGCCGCCGGCACAGTGCCGACGACTGCAGCAAACGGCACGGAAACCGCCGACTTCGCCGCGCTTCTCGGCGCTGCGGGGACCCCGGGCGAGACCGCCACGGGCGAAGCCAAGCCCGCCGCTGCCGCATTGACGGCGGCGCTGGCAGTGCAAGCGACCGGCAATGGCGGCAAGGACGGCAAGGCAACCGGCAACGAAAGCGGCAAGGATTTGCCGGTTGCCGCAAATGCCGCTGCCGCCGCTGTAGCCGCTGGCGCAACCGTTGCCGCACCGACCCTCATCAAGGATGCCAAGCCCACCGCCGAAACCGCAGAAGCGGGCGAAGGCAAGGGCGAGGCGAAGACCACCGATGCTCCCGACGAAGAAGCGACTTCTGACCAGGCAGACGTGCCCATCGCGGCTGCCAATCCCGTCATACCGCTTGTCGTCCCACCGCTGCCCGGTACCGACGATCGCGTCGAATTCCGGGCAGCGGTTCCCGATACCGCTTCCGCTGGCCGCTCTGCCGCTTCGCCGAGCGCGCTTGTGCAGGGCACCGCAACACCGGCCAGAAACGCTGGTACCAAGGTCCTGCCCGATGCAGCCGCGCCAGTCGCCAAAATCGCCACGGCGGCCCCGGTTGCCGCTCAGGCCGCCGCCCAGTCCGTGGCGCCCACACAGGTTCTGCAGGTTAAGCTGGCCCCCATCGTCACCACCGATGCGGCCGAAGCCGGCAAGGGCGCCCAGGCCCAGGCCCCGGCCGACCTCAATCCGGTAGCCGCAATCATGGCCCGCATCGACACAGCCAAGGCCGCAGCGAACAATGCGACCGCTACTGCCGACCCCAAGGCGAACACCGCGAGCGAGGTCATTGCCGACGCCGGCAAGAAGGACATCGACACGGCCCAATCCGCCAGCCAGCCAGCAACGCGCTCGGCAGTGCAGCCCGCCGCCATGCACTTCGCAAGCGCGCAGCCGACCGCCTCGACCGCACCGGTCATTGCGACTGGCCCGGCAGCAGCGCCGACAGCAGTCGAGCAGCCGCACGATTTCACCACGCTGGTCGACCGCCTTTCCGAAGCGCGCGAAGCTGCATCGCCGCAGGTCGTGCGCACTGCGATCAACCATGCCGAGTTCGGCCAGGTCTCGATGCAGTTCCGCCAGGACGACGCGAAGATGAGCGTGACGCTCGCCAATGCCGATCCCGGCTTCACGTCGGCAGTCCACTCGGCAGTCGCCGCGACGCTCGCCGGCAATGCCGCGGGCAATGGCGACCAGCAGCGCAGCGACAGCCAGCAGGCCCAGCAGCAACAGCAGCACCAGGCATCGACCCAGCAGCAGTCCGCCGCATCGAGCAACGGACAGGGCCAGGGTCAAGGGCAGCAACAGGCCGCCCAGGCCCGCGCCGAGCAAGGCGAACGCAACTTTCACCGCGCGCAGTCCGCCTCGGCCGGCGCGCAGCAGGGCGAGCGCAAGCCGTCCGACGGGGCCGCCAGCGGCCCTCGGCGTAGCGGCATCTACGCCTGACATCCGACTATTCAGGGGACTTTGAGATGAGCAAATCCGGCAAGGAAGAAAAGCCAGCCAAGAGCAAGGGCAAGCTCGGCCTGATCCTGGGCGCGGTGGGCCTTCTGGCCGTGGGCGGCGGCGGCATGTTCGGCCTGGTGCAGGCCGGCGTGATCGGCGGCGGCCATCACGAAGCCAAGCAGGACAACAATCCCAAGCTGATCCGCAAGGGCGAAGTCGACCCTTACGCGCCGGTCAGCGACAAGAAGGAGGAAGGCGGCGCCGCGGAAGTCGATGGCGAAGGCGGCGACGAATATCGCACCGCCTACTACACCTTCTCCGAGGAATTCACCTCGAACCTCAAGAACTCCGACGCGATGGTGCAGATGGCACTGGCCTGCTCCACCCGCCGCGACGGCCGCGTGCTGATGTGGCTGAAGAAGCATGAACTGGCGATCCGCTCCCAGCTTCTCACCATCATCGCCGATACACCCGAAGAGAACGTCTACACGATGGCCGGCAAGGAACAGCTGCAGAAGCGCATGACCGCCGCGATCAACAAGGTCCTCACCCAGAAGGAAGGCTTCGGCGGCGTCGACGCCGTCTACTTCCGCAGCTTCATCGTCCAGTGATCCGACGATGACGTCCGCCGCATCCCAAGGAACCGAGCGCATGAAAGCCCGCCACTGCAAGGAACTGCTGGGGACCGGTCCGTCGATCGGCGAGCTCGTCCCGGCTCTCTCGCTGATCGGCGAGCGGCTTGCGCGGGCGCTCGCCTCGGGCCTTGCCCGCCTCTCGGGCGGCGATGCCCCGGTCGTGCGCGTCGGCATGCCGCTCGACGGCACGCTGGGCTCCATCCAGTCGGAACTGGAAGGCCTTGCCTCGCACACGCTCCTTGCGGTGGGTGCGGAATCCCGGCCAATGCTGGCCGTCTTCGAGGCCGCGCCGGTCTTCCGCCTCGTCGACCGTGCCTTCGGCGGACGCGGCGACGTGCCGGACCCGCTGCCCGATACCTTCCCGCTTTCTGCCGAACTGCTGATCGCGCGCATCGAGGGCACCGTTGCCGATGCCCTCTCGATCGCTTTTGGCGGCGAAGCGAAGCACGCGGTGCGCACCGTGCGCCGCGAGACCAGCCTGCGCCAGCTTGCACCGTTCGACCGCAACGAGGAGCTGCTGCTCCTTTCGCTCGAAGTCGAGGAAACCGGCTGCGAGCCCTGGTCGATGCTGCTCGCTTTCCCGCAGACGACGCTTTCGGCACTCGTCACCGTGCCGCGCCACCCGCGCAAGGCGCGCATGATGCAGGCCGCGCCCGATCCAGCGTCGGAGCCCTTCGCTTCGATGCCGCTGCAGGTGAAGGCCGTCCTCGTCGACATGACGATGGGCTTTTCGCGCCTGTCCAGCCTCAAGCCCGGCGACATCCTGCCGGTGGCAGTGGCGCGCAGCGTTCCTCTCAAGGTGGGCGACCAGACCGTCGCCAACGGCACTATCGGTGAACTCGACGATCGCGTCGCGGTTCAGGTTTCCCACGCATTCTGACTACGAAAGACGATCAACCATGA
Coding sequences within:
- the fliL gene encoding flagellar basal body-associated protein FliL, with translation MSKSGKEEKPAKSKGKLGLILGAVGLLAVGGGGMFGLVQAGVIGGGHHEAKQDNNPKLIRKGEVDPYAPVSDKKEEGGAAEVDGEGGDEYRTAYYTFSEEFTSNLKNSDAMVQMALACSTRRDGRVLMWLKKHELAIRSQLLTIIADTPEENVYTMAGKEQLQKRMTAAINKVLTQKEGFGGVDAVYFRSFIVQ
- a CDS encoding FliM/FliN family flagellar motor switch protein; amino-acid sequence: MKARHCKELLGTGPSIGELVPALSLIGERLARALASGLARLSGGDAPVVRVGMPLDGTLGSIQSELEGLASHTLLAVGAESRPMLAVFEAAPVFRLVDRAFGGRGDVPDPLPDTFPLSAELLIARIEGTVADALSIAFGGEAKHAVRTVRRETSLRQLAPFDRNEELLLLSLEVEETGCEPWSMLLAFPQTTLSALVTVPRHPRKARMMQAAPDPASEPFASMPLQVKAVLVDMTMGFSRLSSLKPGDILPVAVARSVPLKVGDQTVANGTIGELDDRVAVQVSHAF